DNA from Kineococcus mangrovi:
CCCCCGTGGCGGCCCGACCAGCTCGCCGAGGTGGCCTACGCCCCCTTCCGCGACATGGTCCGCACCATCCTGCGGCACGCCGGCGGCCTGCGGATCGACCACGTCATCGGCCTGTTCCGGCTGTGGTGGATCCCCCGGGACGCCGAGCCGTCGGCCGGTACGTACGTCCGCTACGACCACGACGCGCTCATCGGCATCCTCGCGCTGGAGGCCCAGCGGGCCGGGGCCGTCCTCGTGGGCGAGGACCTCGGCACCGTCGAACCGTGGGTCCGCGACTACCTCGCCGACCGCGGCGTCCTCGGCAGCGCCGTCCTGTGGTTCGAGTACGACGGGGACCGCCCCAAGGCCCCGGAGGCCTACCGCGAGCTCGCCCTGGCCAGCGTCACCGTCCACGACCTGCCCCCCACCGCGGGCTACCTCGCCCAGGAGCACGTCGCCCTGCGCGACCGGCTCGGCCTGCTGACGCGGCCCGCGGCCGAGGAACGGGCGCAGGACGCCGCCGAGCAGGAACGCATCCTCGGTCTCGTCCGCGACCGCGGGCTGCTGGCCGAGGGCGCCGACGAGCAGGCCACCGTCGAGGCGCTGCACCGCTACCTGGCGCTGTCCCCCTCGCTCATGGTCGGCGTCTCCCTCGTCGACGCCGTGGGCGACCGGCGCACCCAGAACCAGCCCGGCACGTCCGAGGAGTACCCGAACTGGCGGATGCCGCTGACGGGCCCGGACGGGAAGGTCGTGCTGCTCGACGACCTCGCGGGCGACGTCCGCGCCCAGTCGCTGGCGCGCGCCGTCGACGAGGCCCTGCGCCCCTGACCCGCCACCGCGAGGTCGTCGCCGACCCCGCCGAGGTCCTCGCAGCACCGTCCCGGGGTGGTCCGCACCGCCCCGGGACGGTGGGGCTCACCGCTGGGCGTCGCGCTCCTGCGCCCGCAGGGCGCGGGCCACCCCGTCCCGGTTCTCCAGCACCAGGCGACGCAGCGCCGGGGGCGCGTCCGGTTCGGCCTCCAGCCAGGCGTCGGTGCGCTCGACGAGGGCGTGGTCGGCCAGGTCGAGGGGGTAGAGCCCGGTGACGATCTGCTGGGCCATCTCGTTCGTCCGCTCCGCCCACACGGTGCGCAGCGCCGCGAAGTACGGCTCGACGAAGGGCCGGAGCAGCTCCTCGTCGTGGATCCGGGAGAACCCGCCGATGACGGAGGCCTGGACCGCGTTGGGCAGGTCGCCGCGCTCGACGACGTCGGCCCACGCCTGCTGCTTGGCCTCGGCGGTGGGCACCGCGGCGCGTGCCGCGGCGGCCGAGCGCTGACCCGTCGCGGTGGCGTCCCGCTCCAGCTCGGCCTCGACCGCCCCGGTGCCCCGGACACCACCGGCGACGAGCGCGGTGAGCAGCGCCCAGCGCATGTCCGCGTCGACCTCGAGGCCCTCGATGACGTGCGAGCCGTCGTACAGCCCCCCCACGACGGCGAGGTGCTCGGAGCTGCGGGCTGCCGAGGCGAACGCCCGGGCGAACTGCAGCTGCGTGTCGCTGCCGGGGGCCGCCGCCCGCAGCAGTTCCAGCAGCGTGCTCGCCGTGCGGGCGCGCACCTCCTCGCGGTGCGCGGGCGCCGCGTAGAGCTCGACGGTCGTCGTCAGCTGGCGCAGCAGCACGAGCGCGACGGTGGAGTCGGCCCGGGCCGCGTCGCCGGGCAGCAGCGTCGTCAGCAGCAGGTCGACGTAGTCGCGGGCGGGGGACTCCCCGTCGCGCGTCATGTCCCACAGGGCGGCTGCGACGAGCGAGCGGGGCAGGGAGTCGCGGAACGCGTCCAGGTGCTGCAGCGCGGTGGCCAGCGAGACGGCGTCCAGGCGGATCTTGGCGTAGGCGAGGTCGTCGTCGTTCACCAGGAGCAGGTCCGGACGCTTCCGGCCCACGAGCTGGGGCAGGTCGGTGCTCGCCCCCGCGGCGTCCAGCTCGACGCGCTCGGTGCGCTCGAAGCTGCCGTCGACCAGGTCGTAGCAGCCCAGCGCGATCCGGTGGGCCCGCAGGTGCGGGTGCGCCGCGGGCGCCTCCTGCAGCAACCGGGCCGCGGTGATCGTGTCGTCGGCGTCGGTCTCCAGGACCGGTCGCAGCGTCGCCACGCCCGCCGTCTCCAGCCACTCCCGGGACCAGGCCGACAGGTCGCGGCCGGAGGTGGTCTCGAGCTCGCGCAGGAGGTCGACGAGTTCGGTGTTGCCGAACGCGTGCCGGGCGAAGTACGCCCGCACCCCGGCCAGGAACTCCTCGCGGCCCACGTAGGCGACGAGCTGCTTGAGCACGCTCGCGCCCTTGGCGTAGGTGATGCCGTCGAAGTTCACCTCGACGTCCTCGAGGTCGTTGATCTCGGCGACGATCGGGTGGGTCGTCGGCAGCTGGTCCTGCCGGTAGGCCCAGGACTTCTCGAGGGAGTTGAAGGTCGTCCACGACCCCTTCCACTCCGTGGCCTCGGCCGCGGCCAGCGTGGAGGCGAACTCCGCGAAGGACTCGTTGAGCCACAGGTCGTTCCACCAGCGCATCGTCACGAGGTCGCCGAACCACATGTGCGCCAGCTCGTGCAGCACGGTGACGACGCGGCGCTCGACCGTGGCCCGCGGGACCTTGGAGCGGAAGACGTAGCTCTCGACGAAGGTGACCGCGCCGGCGTTCTCCATGGCACCGGCGTTGAACTCCGGCACGAACACCTGGTCGTACTTGGCGAACGGGTACGGCCGGTCGAACTCGCGCTCGAAGAACTCGAACCCCTGCTTCGTGGCGCGCACGACGTTCTCGGCGTCGAGGTGCTGGGCGAGGGACTTGCGGCAGTAGACCCCCAGGGGGATCGTCCGGCCGTCGGAGGAGACGAGGGAGTCCTGGGACCCCTCGTACGGGCCGGCGATGACCGCGGTGACGTACGACGACAGCCGCGGGGTGCGCTCGAACGTCCACCGGCTGCCCGTCTCGACGGGTTCGCGGTGCTCGACGGGGGAGTTGGACACGACGCGCCAGTGCTCCGGGGCCGTCACCGTGAAGGTGAACTCGGCCTTGAGGTCGGGCTGCTCGAACACGGCGTAGACGCGGCGGGAGTCGGCGACCTCGAACTGGGAGTAGAGGTACACCTCGTCGTCGACGGGGTCGACGAAGCGGTGCAGCCCCTCGCCGGTGTTCATGTAGCGGCAGTCCGCCACGACGCGCAGCTCGTTCTCGGCCGCGAGGTCCTCGAGCTGGATCCGCACGCCGTCGTCCACGGCCGCCACGTCCAGGGCGGTGCCGTTGAGGACGACCTCGTGCACCGCGGCGCTGATGAGGTCCACGAACGTCGAGGCGCCGGGGGTGGCCGTGAACCGCGCCGTCGTGGTCGAGCGGAACGTCTCCGGTCCCGTCGTCAGGTCCAGCTCCACCCCGTAGTGCTCGACCTGCACCAGGCCGGCCCGCGTCCGGGCCTCCTCGCGCGTCAGGTTCTCGCCAGGCACCGCACGTCCTCTCCTCGAACTGTCCAGGCCGGTCGCCCGCGGCGGCCGGTGTCTCCGACGACTCTGCCACGCCGCTGCGACACCGCCCCCTGCGACCGGGTGCCGGACCCCGGGAGCAGGATGAGGGCATGACGACTCCGACGACTCCGACGAGCCCGCAGAGCAAGGCCCAGGCCGACTTCTGGTTCGACCCGCTGTGCCCGTGGGCCTGGATGACCTCCCGCTGGATGCTGGAGGTCGAACAGGTCCGCGACATCTCCGTGCGCTGGCACGTCATGAGCCTGTCGGTCCTCAACGAGGGCCGGGACCTGCCCGAGG
Protein-coding regions in this window:
- the pepN gene encoding aminopeptidase N, producing MPGENLTREEARTRAGLVQVEHYGVELDLTTGPETFRSTTTARFTATPGASTFVDLISAAVHEVVLNGTALDVAAVDDGVRIQLEDLAAENELRVVADCRYMNTGEGLHRFVDPVDDEVYLYSQFEVADSRRVYAVFEQPDLKAEFTFTVTAPEHWRVVSNSPVEHREPVETGSRWTFERTPRLSSYVTAVIAGPYEGSQDSLVSSDGRTIPLGVYCRKSLAQHLDAENVVRATKQGFEFFEREFDRPYPFAKYDQVFVPEFNAGAMENAGAVTFVESYVFRSKVPRATVERRVVTVLHELAHMWFGDLVTMRWWNDLWLNESFAEFASTLAAAEATEWKGSWTTFNSLEKSWAYRQDQLPTTHPIVAEINDLEDVEVNFDGITYAKGASVLKQLVAYVGREEFLAGVRAYFARHAFGNTELVDLLRELETTSGRDLSAWSREWLETAGVATLRPVLETDADDTITAARLLQEAPAAHPHLRAHRIALGCYDLVDGSFERTERVELDAAGASTDLPQLVGRKRPDLLLVNDDDLAYAKIRLDAVSLATALQHLDAFRDSLPRSLVAAALWDMTRDGESPARDYVDLLLTTLLPGDAARADSTVALVLLRQLTTTVELYAAPAHREEVRARTASTLLELLRAAAPGSDTQLQFARAFASAARSSEHLAVVGGLYDGSHVIEGLEVDADMRWALLTALVAGGVRGTGAVEAELERDATATGQRSAAAARAAVPTAEAKQQAWADVVERGDLPNAVQASVIGGFSRIHDEELLRPFVEPYFAALRTVWAERTNEMAQQIVTGLYPLDLADHALVERTDAWLEAEPDAPPALRRLVLENRDGVARALRAQERDAQR